From Mycolicibacterium nivoides, a single genomic window includes:
- a CDS encoding class I adenylate-forming enzyme family protein translates to MSDTVAELLRGCADRPLLVCDDERISYAEAQRRSAQVAGGLLALGAGKGTHVGLLYPNSVDFVVGMLAAARIGAVVVPYSTFLTTIELHTQLRASDTAILLSARSFRNHDYTQRLAGIDAPCLRQVLFDLPHTNVPTLAEFEDDVDGSDPLAIIYTSGSTGSPKGVVHTHASLIGHQRSLNEIRGLTAVDRLFCNSPFFWIGGFAFGLLATITAGGTLICSNATDAGATLDLLEAENPTITNGFVAGISHLSSHPSYPNRRFSATRGNLYPVMAADCRPADPELRHNMLGMTETGSVVLVDGDDGDQPEHRRGSYGRPAPGFETKVLDSGELCVRGPYLMQGYYGRNREDCFDADGWFHTGDLVRVDDDGYFYFLGREGAMIKTAGANVTPGEVEKALAAMGLTAHVLGLPDTARGQIVAAVIVTDDPVDIGAVRSELRATLSAYKVPRVFAVCGTGDVPTLSSGKLDLPALARLFSA, encoded by the coding sequence GTGTCTGACACCGTTGCGGAACTGCTGCGCGGGTGTGCCGATCGCCCGCTGCTGGTCTGCGATGACGAGCGGATCAGCTACGCCGAGGCACAGCGCCGCTCCGCCCAGGTGGCCGGCGGCCTGCTCGCGCTCGGCGCGGGGAAGGGCACGCACGTCGGGCTGCTCTATCCCAACAGTGTCGATTTCGTGGTCGGGATGCTCGCGGCCGCCCGCATCGGTGCGGTGGTGGTGCCGTACTCCACATTCCTCACCACGATTGAGTTGCATACCCAGCTGCGCGCCAGCGATACCGCGATCCTGCTGTCGGCACGCAGTTTCCGCAATCACGACTACACGCAACGCCTCGCGGGTATCGACGCACCGTGCCTGCGGCAGGTGTTGTTCGATCTGCCGCACACGAACGTCCCGACCCTGGCCGAATTCGAAGACGACGTGGACGGGTCCGATCCATTGGCGATCATCTACACCTCAGGATCCACCGGCTCTCCCAAAGGCGTGGTCCACACCCACGCCTCACTGATCGGACATCAGAGGAGCCTCAACGAGATCCGCGGCCTCACGGCGGTCGACCGGCTGTTCTGCAACTCGCCGTTCTTCTGGATCGGCGGGTTCGCCTTCGGGCTGCTGGCCACGATCACCGCAGGGGGCACCCTGATCTGTTCGAACGCGACCGACGCGGGAGCCACCCTTGACCTGCTGGAGGCCGAGAACCCCACCATCACCAATGGATTCGTCGCCGGCATCAGCCATCTGAGCAGCCATCCCAGCTACCCGAACCGTCGTTTCTCGGCAACGCGAGGCAACCTCTACCCCGTCATGGCGGCCGATTGCCGCCCCGCCGATCCGGAGCTACGGCACAACATGCTGGGGATGACCGAGACCGGCAGTGTGGTGCTGGTCGATGGCGACGACGGCGACCAACCCGAGCATCGTCGCGGCAGCTACGGCCGGCCCGCACCTGGATTCGAGACGAAGGTGCTCGACTCCGGCGAATTGTGCGTTCGCGGGCCATACCTCATGCAGGGCTACTACGGACGCAACCGCGAAGACTGCTTCGACGCCGACGGCTGGTTTCACACCGGCGATCTGGTACGCGTCGACGACGACGGCTACTTCTACTTCCTCGGCCGCGAGGGCGCGATGATCAAAACCGCCGGCGCAAACGTCACCCCCGGCGAAGTCGAGAAGGCACTGGCGGCAATGGGACTCACCGCGCACGTCCTCGGCCTGCCCGATACGGCTCGCGGACAGATCGTCGCGGCGGTGATCGTCACCGACGACCCCGTCGACATCGGCGCGGTGCGCAGCGAGCTGCGCGCCACACTGTCGGCCTACAAGGTCCCTCGGGTGTTCGCGGTATGCGGTACCGGCGACGTGCCGACACTCTCCAGCGGAAAGCTCGACCTACCCGCACTGGCGAGGCTGTTCAGTGCCTGA
- a CDS encoding thiolase family protein — MPTPVIVGAARTAIGRSFKGTLVNTPPETLITTVLPEVVRRAGIAPEAIDDLIFAESNYGGGDIARYAADALGWQSVPGQAVNRHCAGSLTAIGNASAQIGSGMERVLVAGGVQSLSSSPLMKWRVPGFGPEIEFIEPWMTPTHVETPDAPMRDMSITVGWNTAQAAGITREDMDAWAARSHQRAIAAIDAGKFLDEIVPLKVNQPDGSVIEFSVDEHPRRGTTAEKLAELKVLHPEIEGFSITAGNSSGTNDAAAAVALVGDDYAAAENLNVMAKVRAWGAVGVAARDTGLGGVEVIGKVLDRAGLKASDVALWEINEAFASVPIAAVRKYGIDEELVNFSGSGCSLGHPISASGARMVTTLIYELQRRGGGIGVAAMCAGGGQGGGLVIEV, encoded by the coding sequence ATGCCAACACCCGTCATCGTGGGCGCTGCCCGCACAGCGATCGGCCGTTCCTTCAAGGGGACCCTGGTCAACACCCCGCCGGAAACCCTGATCACCACCGTCCTGCCCGAGGTCGTGCGTCGCGCCGGAATCGCCCCGGAGGCCATCGATGATCTGATCTTCGCCGAATCCAACTACGGTGGCGGCGACATCGCGCGCTACGCAGCCGACGCACTGGGCTGGCAGTCCGTGCCCGGCCAGGCCGTCAACCGGCACTGCGCCGGATCGCTCACCGCGATCGGGAACGCGTCGGCCCAGATCGGCTCCGGCATGGAGCGGGTCCTGGTCGCCGGCGGTGTGCAGTCGCTGTCCTCGTCGCCGTTGATGAAGTGGCGGGTTCCGGGATTCGGGCCCGAGATCGAGTTCATCGAGCCGTGGATGACCCCGACGCACGTGGAGACCCCTGATGCGCCGATGCGCGACATGTCGATCACGGTCGGCTGGAACACCGCACAGGCCGCCGGGATCACCCGCGAGGACATGGACGCCTGGGCAGCGCGGTCGCATCAGCGGGCCATCGCCGCGATCGACGCGGGTAAGTTCCTCGACGAGATCGTGCCGTTGAAGGTGAACCAGCCCGACGGCTCGGTCATCGAGTTCAGCGTCGACGAGCACCCGCGCCGCGGCACCACCGCCGAGAAGCTCGCCGAACTCAAGGTCCTGCACCCGGAGATCGAAGGATTCTCCATCACCGCGGGCAACAGCAGCGGCACCAACGACGCTGCCGCTGCTGTGGCGCTGGTCGGCGACGACTATGCGGCCGCGGAAAACCTCAACGTGATGGCCAAGGTCAGGGCGTGGGGCGCGGTCGGTGTCGCCGCTCGTGACACCGGCCTCGGCGGCGTCGAGGTGATCGGCAAGGTCCTGGACCGGGCCGGGCTCAAGGCCTCGGATGTGGCGCTGTGGGAGATCAACGAGGCGTTCGCCTCGGTGCCGATCGCCGCGGTGCGCAAGTACGGCATCGACGAGGAGCTGGTGAACTTCTCCGGCAGCGGCTGCAGCCTCGGTCACCCGATCTCGGCCTCCGGTGCCCGCATGGTCACCACCCTGATCTACGAACTGCAGCGCCGTGGTGGCGGTATCGGCGTGGCCGCGATGTGCGCCGGCGGCGGTCAGGGTGGCGGGCTGGTCATCGAGGTCTAA
- a CDS encoding enoyl-CoA hydratase/isomerase family protein: MTDDRVLFEVDADHRIATITLNNPKQRNSYDAAMRDEIARYLDIVADDDDLTVVLLRGAEGVFSTGADMNNAYGWYGDRDERSREEQGSGAEKASRKSRPSQRRRLTVDRKSFGFYHNFMGFPKVTVGEIGGYALGGGFEMALMTDISVIARDTKIGMPATRFLGPALGSLHMFFHRLGPVLARRMLLTGDIVEAGSIEHLGVFTDTCDADQLTARAQYWAAKAAKMPADGVVIAKEAFRLVEQSQAYQGEEVASYIFHAYGTNLQFSPGEFNFVKTRAQHGTKEAFRLRDEHFHVPEPQ; the protein is encoded by the coding sequence ATGACAGATGACCGGGTGCTCTTCGAGGTCGATGCGGACCACCGCATCGCCACCATCACGCTGAACAATCCCAAGCAGCGCAACTCCTATGACGCCGCGATGCGCGACGAGATCGCGCGTTACCTCGACATCGTGGCCGACGACGACGATCTGACCGTGGTTCTGTTGCGCGGTGCCGAGGGCGTGTTCAGCACCGGCGCCGACATGAACAATGCTTACGGCTGGTACGGCGATCGCGATGAGCGCTCGCGCGAAGAGCAGGGTAGTGGGGCCGAGAAGGCCTCACGCAAGTCGCGGCCGAGCCAGCGACGCCGACTCACTGTGGACCGCAAGTCTTTTGGCTTCTACCACAACTTCATGGGCTTCCCCAAGGTCACCGTGGGCGAGATCGGCGGTTACGCACTGGGCGGTGGATTCGAGATGGCGTTGATGACCGACATCTCGGTGATCGCCCGCGATACCAAGATCGGGATGCCGGCCACCCGGTTCCTCGGTCCGGCTCTGGGCAGCCTGCACATGTTCTTCCACCGCCTCGGCCCGGTGCTGGCCCGGCGGATGCTGCTCACCGGGGACATCGTCGAGGCCGGTTCCATCGAGCACCTCGGCGTCTTCACCGACACGTGCGATGCCGATCAGCTGACGGCTCGGGCGCAGTACTGGGCGGCCAAGGCGGCCAAGATGCCGGCCGACGGGGTCGTGATCGCCAAGGAGGCGTTCCGGCTCGTCGAGCAGAGTCAGGCCTACCAGGGCGAGGAGGTGGCCAGCTACATCTTCCACGCCTACGGCACCAACCTGCAGTTCTCGCCGGGTGAGTTCAACTTCGTCAAGACCCGCGCGCAGCATGGCACGAAGGAAGCGTTCCGGCTGCGCGACGAACATTTCCACGTCCCCGAACCGCAGTAG
- a CDS encoding enoyl-CoA hydratase/isomerase family protein translates to MTAFATYDTIKYEVDGHKATITLNRPDALNALSPHMITELRAAYDEAENDDNVWLMIVTATGRAFCTGADVKEIPGDGKVVNERPYLSTYEQWEAPQEGTPPFRSMAKPVVVAINGICCGAGLDWVTTGDIVIASDKATFFDPHVSIGLVAAREMVRLARALPRSVALRMALMGKHERMTVERAYELGLVTEIVEHDKLLERAHEIADTVCLNAPLAVRGTRLAIHKTLDLPLHEGEILAETFRERVVRTEDALEGPRAFVEKRKPNWQAR, encoded by the coding sequence ATGACTGCGTTTGCTACGTACGACACCATCAAGTACGAGGTGGACGGCCACAAGGCCACCATCACCTTGAATCGGCCCGACGCGCTCAATGCGCTGTCGCCGCACATGATCACCGAGTTACGGGCCGCCTACGACGAAGCCGAGAACGACGACAACGTCTGGCTGATGATCGTCACCGCCACCGGCCGCGCATTCTGCACAGGTGCCGATGTCAAGGAGATCCCCGGCGACGGAAAGGTTGTCAACGAGCGGCCCTACCTGTCCACCTACGAACAGTGGGAGGCACCGCAGGAGGGCACCCCGCCGTTCCGCAGCATGGCCAAACCCGTCGTGGTGGCGATCAACGGAATCTGCTGCGGCGCCGGACTGGATTGGGTCACCACCGGCGACATCGTCATCGCCTCGGACAAGGCGACGTTCTTCGACCCCCATGTGAGCATCGGCCTGGTCGCCGCCCGCGAGATGGTGCGCCTGGCCAGGGCCCTGCCGCGGTCGGTGGCGTTGCGAATGGCGTTGATGGGCAAGCACGAACGCATGACGGTCGAGCGCGCCTACGAACTCGGACTGGTCACCGAGATCGTCGAGCACGACAAGCTGCTGGAACGTGCCCACGAGATCGCCGACACGGTCTGCCTCAACGCCCCGCTGGCGGTCCGGGGAACCCGGCTGGCCATTCACAAGACCCTGGATCTGCCGTTGCACGAGGGCGAGATCCTGGCCGAGACGTTCCGCGAGCGCGTCGTCCGGACCGAGGATGCGCTGGAGGGACCCCGGGCGTTCGTGGAGAAGCGCAAGCCCAACTGGCAGGCACGGTAG
- a CDS encoding FadR/GntR family transcriptional regulator, translated as MEGRARRIRQPRVAEIVASKLRDDILSGRLREGDILPTQESLFQEFGVSPPALREAIHLLETDGLISVRRGNVGGAVVQMPSADRTAHMIGMVLQARAATPADVSEALLHLEPICAGMCAAREDRATEVVPYLQAEIDRQAGQFDDTSQYVPNARRFHEALVSRCGNEPMILLIGSLELIWSTHESGVWTGEGEAGMSVPTMRAALRDHQRLVDAIADGNTARATKLAADHLTAARRTTLAADNDKTIEARLISHDR; from the coding sequence ATGGAAGGACGCGCGAGGCGCATCCGGCAGCCTCGGGTTGCCGAGATCGTCGCGTCCAAACTGCGCGACGACATCCTGTCGGGCCGCCTGAGGGAGGGCGACATCCTGCCCACCCAGGAGAGCCTGTTCCAGGAGTTCGGGGTCAGTCCACCGGCGTTGCGCGAGGCCATTCACCTCCTGGAGACCGACGGGTTGATCTCGGTCCGCCGCGGAAATGTCGGGGGAGCGGTGGTGCAGATGCCGTCGGCAGACCGCACCGCCCACATGATCGGCATGGTGCTGCAGGCGCGGGCCGCCACGCCGGCCGACGTGAGCGAGGCACTGCTGCACCTTGAGCCGATCTGCGCGGGAATGTGCGCCGCACGGGAGGACCGCGCCACCGAGGTGGTGCCGTACCTGCAGGCCGAGATCGACCGTCAGGCAGGGCAGTTCGACGACACCTCGCAGTACGTGCCCAACGCCCGCCGGTTCCACGAAGCCCTGGTCTCGCGATGCGGCAACGAGCCGATGATCTTGCTGATCGGCTCGCTGGAGCTGATCTGGTCCACGCACGAATCCGGGGTGTGGACAGGCGAAGGCGAGGCGGGCATGTCGGTCCCGACCATGCGGGCCGCGCTGCGGGACCACCAGCGGCTGGTGGACGCGATCGCCGACGGCAATACGGCCCGGGCGACCAAGCTCGCGGCCGACCATCTCACCGCGGCGCGGCGCACCACGCTGGCCGCCGACAATGACAAAACCATTGAAGCGAGGCTGATTTCGCATGACAGATGA
- a CDS encoding enoyl-CoA hydratase/isomerase family protein encodes MDTILLDFDHGSRVATVTLNRPEALNSFNRAMCNEMRDAWHAIKDDEGINAVVLRAAGDRAFSAGLDVKSSYGQPEIVWNHEDPGELLSPKWQKMWKPVVCAVQGMCTAGALYFVNEADVVICSQEATFFDSHVSAGLVSALEPIGLMRRVGLGDTLRMALMGNDERVGAETALRIGLVTEVVARDQLWDRANQIATTIAAKPPTATQGTVKAIWESLDKPYRAAMDQGLIYTRLGNPIAKAELAERPLPKTEPRIR; translated from the coding sequence GTGGACACGATTCTCCTCGACTTCGACCACGGATCACGGGTCGCCACGGTCACGCTGAACCGACCCGAAGCGCTGAACTCGTTCAACCGAGCCATGTGCAATGAGATGCGCGACGCCTGGCATGCCATCAAAGATGACGAAGGCATCAATGCCGTGGTGTTGCGGGCGGCGGGCGACCGCGCGTTCAGTGCCGGGCTGGACGTGAAGTCCAGCTACGGGCAGCCCGAGATCGTCTGGAACCACGAGGATCCCGGCGAACTGCTGAGCCCGAAGTGGCAGAAGATGTGGAAACCGGTGGTCTGCGCGGTGCAAGGCATGTGCACGGCCGGCGCGCTGTATTTCGTCAACGAAGCCGACGTCGTGATCTGCTCGCAGGAGGCCACGTTCTTCGATTCCCACGTCAGTGCCGGTCTGGTGTCGGCGCTGGAGCCCATCGGCCTGATGCGGCGGGTCGGGCTCGGCGATACCTTGCGAATGGCGCTGATGGGCAACGACGAACGCGTCGGCGCCGAGACCGCGCTGCGCATCGGACTGGTCACCGAGGTGGTGGCCAGGGACCAGTTGTGGGACCGCGCGAACCAGATCGCCACCACCATCGCCGCGAAACCGCCGACCGCCACGCAGGGAACCGTCAAGGCGATCTGGGAGTCCCTGGACAAGCCCTACCGTGCCGCCATGGACCAGGGCCTCATCTACACCCGGCTGGGCAACCCGATCGCCAAGGCCGAGCTGGCCGAGCGTCCCCTGCCCAAGACAGAACCCCGGATCCGCTGA
- a CDS encoding enoyl-CoA hydratase/isomerase family protein, translated as MSDGSVTTSRADSTLRITLDRPSRRNSLNHQMIDELVGILSAAAYDDSLRAIAITGAGDDFCTGADWVATNDSGQRPRTGDLVRRIPHTAHRVIELVATIQLPVVCAVRGWAVGLGCNLALAADFTIADTGATFWEPFMSRGFTPDSGATWLLPRLAGVARAKRMLLLGEQVTGSQATDWGLIHDAVAANQLDTAVDSLLARLTAGPTVAIGLAKQAIAYGQHATLSQSLNQELSNLELSCRTSDFKEGLAAFRDRRDPDFQGR; from the coding sequence GTGAGTGACGGTTCGGTGACCACGTCCCGCGCGGACTCCACCCTGCGCATCACCCTCGACCGCCCGTCGCGGCGTAACTCGTTGAACCATCAGATGATCGACGAGCTGGTCGGCATCTTGTCGGCGGCCGCCTACGACGATTCCCTGCGAGCCATCGCCATCACCGGGGCCGGTGACGACTTCTGCACCGGGGCCGACTGGGTCGCCACCAACGATTCAGGTCAGCGGCCCCGCACCGGCGACCTGGTCCGGCGGATCCCGCACACCGCGCACCGCGTCATCGAACTGGTCGCCACCATCCAGCTGCCGGTGGTGTGTGCGGTGCGGGGCTGGGCCGTCGGGCTGGGCTGCAACCTGGCACTGGCCGCCGACTTCACCATCGCCGACACCGGTGCCACCTTCTGGGAACCGTTCATGAGCCGCGGGTTCACCCCCGATTCCGGCGCGACCTGGCTGTTGCCCCGGCTGGCCGGGGTGGCCCGGGCCAAGCGCATGCTGCTGCTCGGCGAGCAGGTCACCGGGTCCCAGGCTACCGACTGGGGGTTGATCCACGATGCGGTTGCCGCCAACCAGTTGGATACGGCAGTGGACTCCTTATTGGCGCGGCTGACCGCCGGACCGACCGTCGCAATCGGGCTGGCCAAGCAGGCCATCGCCTACGGCCAGCACGCAACGCTCTCGCAATCACTCAACCAGGAGCTGTCCAACCTGGAACTCTCCTGCCGCACCAGCGATTTCAAAGAGGGCCTGGCCGCGTTCCGGGACCGCCGCGACCCGGATTTCCAAGGCCGATAA
- a CDS encoding class I adenylate-forming enzyme family protein, whose protein sequence is MAHPLSQRIDDVLDLDPAANAIQYDGKWHTWGQVATLARRIGEVSSGTRVGIMLRNQPAHVAALLGVLAAGGTVVVINPSRGDERTRADIEALGLPVLIGLAEDIAALTTPCPATTTVTIRDLDTEPEVSPAQRPSQDVGCPGVAVWMLTSGTTGPPKRVDLTYDMLARSVIGRDPGNTPAPTGLRRGVAIVNSPLVHVGGVYRVLLCIAEARSFVLLAKFDLTRWADAVREHQPRAVSLVPAALRMVLHSDLTRDDLASVRAVTSGTAPLSADDADAFTEKFGIPVLTSYAATEFGGGVAGWTLADHQKYWKAKRGSVGRANPGARLRVVDDEGNPVEPDEKGLLEVKPAQFDADADWLRTTDLARIDADGFVWILGRADQAIIRGGFKVMPDDVRTALESHPAVRGAAVIGISDDRLGETPVAMVELHGSATVDSLLEYLGGRLARYEIPTDIAIVETIPRTPSGKADLGAVRDHFASRV, encoded by the coding sequence ATGGCCCATCCCCTTTCGCAACGCATCGACGACGTCCTCGACCTGGATCCGGCCGCGAACGCCATCCAGTACGACGGCAAGTGGCACACCTGGGGCCAGGTTGCGACGCTGGCGCGGCGCATCGGTGAGGTGTCTTCCGGCACGCGGGTCGGCATCATGCTGCGCAATCAACCCGCACATGTGGCGGCGCTGCTCGGGGTGCTGGCCGCAGGCGGAACCGTCGTCGTGATCAACCCGTCCCGCGGTGACGAGCGCACCCGCGCCGACATCGAAGCCCTCGGACTGCCGGTACTCATCGGCCTGGCCGAGGACATCGCCGCACTGACCACCCCCTGCCCTGCGACCACAACGGTGACAATCCGCGATCTCGACACCGAACCCGAGGTCAGCCCCGCCCAGCGCCCCTCCCAAGATGTGGGGTGTCCGGGTGTGGCGGTCTGGATGCTGACCAGCGGAACCACCGGCCCGCCCAAGCGGGTGGACCTCACCTACGACATGCTGGCCCGCAGCGTCATCGGCCGGGACCCCGGAAATACCCCGGCCCCAACCGGACTGCGGCGCGGCGTGGCGATCGTCAACTCGCCACTGGTGCACGTCGGTGGCGTGTACCGGGTGCTGCTGTGCATCGCCGAAGCCCGATCATTCGTGCTGCTGGCCAAATTCGACCTCACCCGTTGGGCCGACGCCGTACGGGAGCACCAACCGCGGGCGGTGTCACTGGTCCCGGCCGCGCTCCGTATGGTGCTGCACTCCGACCTGACCCGCGACGACCTCGCCAGCGTCCGTGCGGTCACCTCTGGCACCGCGCCCTTGTCCGCCGATGACGCCGACGCGTTCACCGAGAAGTTCGGTATCCCGGTGTTGACCTCGTATGCCGCGACCGAGTTCGGCGGCGGGGTGGCAGGCTGGACGCTGGCAGATCACCAGAAGTACTGGAAAGCCAAGCGCGGCAGCGTTGGCCGGGCCAACCCCGGAGCCCGGCTGCGGGTGGTCGACGACGAAGGCAACCCGGTGGAGCCCGACGAGAAGGGCTTGCTGGAGGTCAAACCGGCACAGTTCGATGCCGATGCGGACTGGCTGCGCACCACCGACCTGGCCCGTATCGATGCCGACGGATTCGTCTGGATCCTCGGCCGCGCCGATCAGGCCATCATCCGCGGCGGGTTCAAGGTGATGCCCGACGATGTCCGCACCGCCCTGGAGAGCCACCCCGCGGTACGCGGTGCGGCCGTGATCGGCATATCCGATGACCGGCTCGGCGAGACACCGGTGGCGATGGTCGAACTGCACGGCAGCGCCACCGTCGACAGCCTGCTCGAGTACCTGGGCGGCCGACTGGCCCGCTACGAGATCCCCACCGACATCGCCATCGTCGAGACGATTCCCCGAACTCCGTCGGGGAAGGCAGATCTCGGCGCCGTACGGGACCATTTCGCCTCGCGTGTCTGA
- a CDS encoding class I adenylate-forming enzyme family protein produces MPDREADTIDALVRTHTLSAKASQFAVTDPDARLTYAELDTSTAELASGFIAMGIAKGSRVGLIMPNGVDWVRIAIALMRIGAVLVPLSTLLRPGELTAQLRMASVQFLVTVEEFRGHRYPVDRIEVPTLRATWTAGEALGFSGTRGTADELATCVRESDPMVIMFTSGSSGPPKGTVHSHRNALGAVRSGLQARCITGDTRLYLPMPFFWVGGFGAGILSALVAGATLVTEPVPHPESTLELLQREQVMLFRGWPEQAEALARHAGAADLSSLRPGSLEALLPDGMRSRPGARASLLGMTESFGPYCGFSADADMPESAWGSCGRPFDGMDVRIVDVDTGVALPRGEAGVIQIRGPHVMRGICRRSREQVFTADGYYPTGDLGYLDADGFLFYRGRSDDMFKVRGATVYPSEVARALRSVPGVRAAHVVNVPDGRANRVGAAVVGDGLTVEALRSATHEIISSFKVPTLWLLLEEEDAVPRGGTGKVDNAALRAMLEGC; encoded by the coding sequence GTGCCTGATCGAGAAGCTGACACCATCGACGCGCTGGTGCGCACGCACACCCTGTCGGCGAAGGCCTCACAGTTCGCGGTGACCGACCCTGACGCTCGTCTCACCTACGCCGAACTGGACACGAGTACAGCCGAACTGGCCTCCGGATTCATCGCGATGGGCATCGCCAAAGGGTCTCGGGTCGGGCTCATCATGCCCAACGGGGTGGACTGGGTGCGGATCGCGATCGCACTGATGCGGATCGGCGCCGTCCTCGTACCGCTGAGCACCCTGCTGCGCCCGGGCGAACTGACCGCGCAGTTGCGCATGGCGTCGGTGCAATTCCTCGTCACGGTCGAGGAATTCCGTGGCCATCGCTATCCGGTGGACCGGATTGAGGTGCCCACGCTGCGCGCAACGTGGACCGCAGGGGAAGCACTGGGATTCAGCGGAACTCGTGGCACGGCTGACGAGCTGGCAACCTGCGTGCGCGAAAGCGACCCGATGGTCATCATGTTCACCTCGGGCAGCAGCGGACCACCGAAGGGGACCGTTCATTCGCACAGGAACGCCCTGGGCGCGGTGCGCTCTGGGCTCCAGGCGCGGTGCATCACAGGCGACACCCGGCTGTACCTGCCGATGCCGTTCTTCTGGGTGGGCGGTTTCGGCGCAGGCATCCTCTCTGCCCTGGTCGCCGGGGCCACCCTGGTGACCGAACCGGTCCCCCACCCCGAATCCACGCTCGAACTGCTTCAGCGCGAACAGGTCATGCTGTTCCGGGGCTGGCCCGAGCAGGCCGAGGCGCTGGCCCGCCACGCCGGCGCCGCGGACCTGAGCTCATTGCGGCCCGGAAGCCTGGAAGCATTGTTGCCGGACGGGATGCGGTCACGGCCCGGGGCGCGGGCGTCATTGTTGGGAATGACCGAATCATTCGGCCCGTACTGCGGATTCAGCGCCGACGCCGACATGCCGGAATCGGCCTGGGGCAGCTGCGGCCGACCGTTCGACGGAATGGACGTGCGCATCGTCGACGTCGATACCGGCGTTGCGCTGCCCCGCGGGGAAGCCGGGGTAATCCAGATCCGGGGCCCGCACGTGATGCGTGGAATCTGCCGGCGCAGCCGAGAGCAGGTGTTCACCGCCGACGGCTACTACCCGACCGGCGATCTCGGGTACCTGGACGCCGATGGGTTCCTGTTCTACCGCGGCAGATCCGACGACATGTTCAAGGTCCGTGGCGCCACGGTGTATCCGAGTGAGGTGGCGCGAGCGCTGCGGTCCGTTCCTGGGGTCCGCGCAGCACATGTGGTGAACGTTCCCGACGGCCGGGCCAACCGGGTCGGTGCGGCTGTGGTGGGCGATGGGCTGACGGTCGAAGCACTGCGCTCGGCCACCCACGAAATCATCAGCTCGTTCAAGGTGCCCACGCTGTGGCTGCTCCTCGAGGAGGAGGATGCCGTCCCCCGTGGGGGCACCGGGAAAGTCGACAACGCCGCATTGCGGGCCATGCTGGAAGGGTGCTGA
- a CDS encoding TetR/AcrR family transcriptional regulator translates to MEVPAVAKQPTAEKRQRRERGSINPDDIINGAFELAEQVSIDNLSMPLLGKHLGVGVTSIYWYFRKKDDLLNAMTDRALREFVVATPYVEAKDWRESLANHARTMRKAFMGNPILCDLILIRSALSPRAARLGVQEMETAISGLVEAGLSVEDAFDTYSAVSVHVRGSVVLHRLYEKNRANDNAPGDYEETMVIDPEVTPLLAQVTSEGHRIGAADEKNFEYGLECILDHAAQRIEANAGKPAKKAPARRKAAAS, encoded by the coding sequence GCAAAGCAACCGACCGCTGAGAAACGTCAACGTCGCGAACGCGGGTCCATCAATCCCGACGACATCATCAACGGCGCATTCGAACTCGCCGAGCAGGTGTCGATCGACAACCTCAGCATGCCGCTGCTGGGCAAACATCTGGGCGTCGGTGTCACGAGCATCTACTGGTACTTCCGCAAGAAGGACGACCTGCTCAATGCGATGACCGACCGCGCGCTGCGTGAGTTCGTCGTCGCCACCCCCTACGTGGAGGCCAAGGACTGGCGCGAGTCACTGGCCAACCACGCCAGGACCATGCGAAAAGCCTTCATGGGTAACCCCATTCTGTGTGATCTCATTCTCATTCGCTCGGCGCTGAGCCCGCGCGCCGCCCGCCTGGGCGTGCAGGAGATGGAGACCGCGATCTCCGGACTCGTCGAGGCCGGACTGTCCGTCGAGGACGCCTTCGACACGTATTCGGCCGTGTCGGTACACGTCCGCGGGTCAGTTGTGCTGCACCGCCTCTACGAGAAGAACCGGGCCAACGACAACGCGCCCGGCGACTACGAAGAGACCATGGTCATCGACCCCGAGGTGACCCCGCTGCTGGCACAGGTCACCAGCGAGGGGCACCGCATCGGGGCGGCCGACGAGAAGAACTTCGAGTACGGCCTGGAGTGCATCCTCGACCACGCCGCGCAGCGGATCGAGGCGAACGCCGGTAAACCGGCCAAGAAGGCACCTGCCCGCCGCAAGGCCGCGGCCAGCTGA